GCCCGGGATGTCTTTGTAGGTCAAAAAGTAATGCCGCAGCCGTTCAATCAAACTTTCCGGGCATTGGGAAATATCGGTCCATTCACCATACAGCGCGTCGCGATGGAGCACGGCGATGATTTTGTCGTCCGATTCGTTGCCGTCAATCATTCGCAAGCCGCCAATCGGCACGGCGCGGACCATAATGTCTCCGTGTTGAATCGGCTTTTCGGTCAAAACGCAAATATCAAGCGGGTCTCCGTCACCGACGATTTTGTCAATGCGTCCGGTTCGCTCGGCGCAAAAGGCGCCAATCCGGTCACCGCAATAGGTTTGCGGGATTAAACCATAGAGCGACGGACAGTGATTTGAGTACTTTTGCGGGCGATCCACTTTGAGATGGCCCGTGGTTTTATCAACTTCATATTTCACCGAGTCGGTCGGAACGATTTCAATGTAGGCATTAACGAGCCGTGGAGCATCGTCGCCAACCGGGATTCCATGCCAGGGGTGGGCTTTAAAAAGCCGTCCCATGACTTTCCAAAAAACCATTTGTGCTGTATCTACCATTGGGATAAGTCCTTCAAATTACGAAAATTACAGAATATTGCAGGCATCTTTTCGGCAAGATTTCTTTCTGGCGATGGGTCGCCATGAAGGGTTGATGAACGCAGAAGGAGGACTCCCAATATAGCTGAATCAACCCATTTCTTCCAATTGATCCCCGTTGAGATGAAGAAAAAGAAATTCTCTCGCCTGAAGGCAATACTCTGAACTTTTTCGATTTTTATTTTTTCTTTTCCATTCTGGGCATATAATGCCGGGCAGTCCTTGCACAAATTATGCCCCTGACGTTCGCTTGCCGGACAAAGGACAGGTGTATGACTGATCCCCCTTTCCGCAGCCTTTTCTCCGAACCAGCCACGAGGGTTTCGCGGGAAAACCTCCTCCGTAGTTCTCAACAACAACACCTCAATGAACTTCGGCCCGGTTTGTTGGAACGCGCCGAGCAGACTGACCTTGGCGTGCTCCTCGATGCCGATCACTTTGGCAATCAGATGCTCTATACAGAAGTGTTTGAGGCTGTTTTTGCGTCGGTACAATCGGACCCAGCCGCGTGTTCACGCATGATTGCCTTCCTCAACGAACACGACCAGTTGCCTGTCACTCAAACCTTTGCTCAGTTTCTGCTTGAATCGTTTCAAAACCAGCCGACACCAACCACGGCCCGGCAATGCCTGTTCTTTTCAGCTCGCACCGGCTCGGCGGCACTCTATTCCCAGATGGTTGACCAGATAATGGCGTACTGGCGACGTGGCAGCCTGACTGGAATTGAGCCGGCAAATCTGGCGGCCCTGATTGAAAGCCAGTTCTGGCTGCTACCCGTTCAAGTCCGCTCATCCGGAGACGGTCATGTGTTTAAGCGTGTTCTGGCTTTGATTCGGCGTGAACTGACGGCCCAGGAGCTTTTCTGATATTGAGTGAAGCTTTTATCACGGTTGTTTCTTTGTCCCCAGTACAGAAAGGTTTTGTATGGAACCCATCTATCTCATTGCTGCAGCAGGAATTGTTTTTGCGTTGATTGTCTTTTTGATGGTCTTTAATTCGTTTTTCGTCAGTGTTGGTGCGACGGAAATTGCGATTAAAGAACGGCGTTACTTTGGTGAAAAAATGCCTCCCGGACGGGTGGTGGCAACGGCTGGTGAAGTTGGTATCCAGGCCGAAGTCCTCAAACCCGGATTACATTTCATCAAATGGCCAATGGAACGAATTTACAGCAAAGTCCCGCTGGTCTCGGTTGGCTCAGACGAAATGGGCGTTATCGAAGCCATTGACGGCGAGCCTTTGCCTCCAGGCCGAATCTTTGCCCCAGACCGGGCCCAAAATGCCCATAACAATTTTCAAGACCCGATTGCGTTCATCAAACAAGGCGGCGTGAAGGGAATCCAGTTGCGGACACTCCCGCCTGGACTATGGCCCATCCATCCGTATCTGTTTCGGGTTTCAATTGCCAAATCAACCATGATTCCACAGGGCAAAGTCGGCATGATCATCGCCGCTGATGGCAGCCCGCTCGATCCTGGTCGCCTGCTGGGAAAAGCGATTGAAGGTCACCGCAACTTTCAGGAAGCTGAACAATTTATCGCGGCCAATGGCCAGAAAGGGTCGCAGGTCGAAGTCCTGACGCCGGGGACGTATCGCATCCACACTGAATCCATTTCGTTTGCAGGTGAGAAAAAACCAGGGATTTTTACGGTTCGGCTCTGTGATGCCACGTTCATTACTGAAAATCAGGTCGGGCTGGTCGAGGCCCTCGACGGCTCGCCACTTGATCCACGCGATTATGTCGCCCAGCCAGTCGAAGGCCACGACAACTTTCAGGATGCCGACGAATTCCTCGCTCGCGGCGGTCAGCGTGGCCCGCAAAAAGACATTCTCCTGCCTGGGATTTATTACATCAACCCGTTGCTCTTTAAGGTCATTCCGGAAAAAGCCGGCGAAGTCAAACCCGGCGAAGTCGCGGTGATTGTTTCAAACGTCGGAAAAGATCCATCCGAAGAAATTCGACGGGCGATGGCACTCAAAGTTCGCACTCGCCTTGAGCACGAAGAACAAGAACAGGCCAGACTGATGGCGTCTAAACTCACCGGAACCGCGAAAAAAGCGACAGCGGCAGAGCTGGCAGCGGAGTTTCGGGTGAATGACCCGGCAGATGCGCGGCTTGATCAGGGGGCGCACGAAGCCTATGTGGTGCCCGAAGGCTATCGCGGAATTCAGGAAACGGTGGTTGGTCCAGGCCGCTATTACATCAACACGCTGGCCATCACCCCGATTATCATTCCCACCACCAACCAGACCGTCGAATGGACCGCCGAAGACATTGACAACACCTTTAACCCATTTGAAGTCATTTCAAAAGATGGGTTTACCATGCAGCTTGAAGTTCGGGTCGTCTTTCGTGTCAAGCCCGAAGATGCACCGTTTATGGTCGCCAAGATCGGCTCGATTGACCGGTTGATCAAAAATGTCATGCATCCGCTGATTGATTCGATTTTCCGCAACCAGGCTTCGGAATCATCCGCCATGGCCTATTTGCAAAATCGTCACGAAGAACAGGAACGCGCCGAAGCCCGTGTCCGGGCACATTTGCTCAAATACCACGTGGATGTAGTCAATGTACTGATTTGCCATATCCACCTGCCTGAAGAGTTGATGAAAACCCAGACCGAAAAAATCCTGGCCGAACAGCGTCAGAATATGTTCTTCGCCCAACGGGAGGCAGAAGACAAGCGCATTCAGCTTGAAAAGACCAAAGCCCATGCTGACAACCAGCGCGATCTGATGGCGGCCACGGTCGGCGTTGAAATCGCCACCAAACGCGCCGAACAACGCAAAGCTGAAGGCGAAGGCGAAGCGCACTTCATTTCGGCAACTGGTCGTGCTGAAGCAGAAAAAGTTCGATTGATGGGTGAAGCCCAGGGTGTCGCTTATGCCGAACAGGTCAAAGCCATGGGCCCACAAGGTGTGGCCTTGATCGAAACCTTGAAAGTGATTGGTGAAAAAGGAGTTCGCATCACGCCTGACGTGATGGCCACTGGCGGCCAGGGCGACGGGTCAGCCGGACTCGGCACGCTGCTCCTGCTCAACCTGTTCCGGGACCGCGTGGGTAATGGCGGGAAATAGGGTTCAGGGTTTGAAAACCAGGGTTCAGGGTTCAGGGTTCAGGGTTTGAAAACCAGGGTTCAGGGTTCAGGGTTCAGGGTTAGAAAGTATCGTTGAATTTTCTAGTGTCGAAGTTCGCAAATGGGGGGCTACAATATCTTGTAGACTCCAGTTGTGCAATCCAGAGCGACCCACTAAAAGACAAACAAAAAGTAAATTCGAAAACCCTGAACCCTGAACCCTGAACCCTGAACCCTGAACCCTAAACCCTGAACCCTGCAGTCCTCACCGGATTTTGCTCGGGCTGCGGAAGCGTCCAACCGTTGTTCCAGTGCCGTTTGGCAGGCCAACCAGCGCCCAACCGCCGGTTGGTACAAAGCGGCCCTGAATCCGGTGGTTTCCGGTATCGCCAATGACTAAAAATGGCATTCCAGCAAAAGGTCCAGTTGCAAATAGAGTTACCGTCACACCTTCAGCCCGGTTGACTTGACCGAGAAGTGATCCGGTCAGTGCCAGAGCCGTGGCATTGGCTGGATTTGCATTGAGAAACCGTAATACACGCGAGTTGCCAGTGTCGGCAATATACAAAGTTCCAGTGGTATCAATTGCAACTCCTTGCGGATTTTGGACTTGATTGAGCCCGACACCCCGCGAGGCAATAATTACCCCGGTGGTACTGCTTGTGACAGTATTGGCATTGTTGATTCTGAGAATCCGGCTATTGGAGTCATCGGCCACAAATAACCTGAAACTCAAATCAATAGCCAATCCACGCGGGCTGCCCACCTGACCGCTCCCGGCGCCGTTGGTGGCAATCACGACGCCAAATCCAGGGAGTCCTGCGTCAAATCGAAGCACCCGTCCGTTGCCAGTATCGGCGACATAGAGGTTGCCTTGTGGGTCATAGGCCAGCCCTTGCGGCGCCCGGACCTGGTCAAGACCAGAACCAACCGTGGCAAAATTCGCCCACGAAGTTCCGCCATCGGTTGACCATTGAATGCGGTTATTTCCGGTATCAGCCACGTAAATTCGCTGGCCGCTGGCATCAAAGGTCACGGCTTCAGGCGTTCGGAACTGACCATTGCCGGAACCAACTGTTCCTGGCCCAATCACGGACCATGTGTCGCCGTCAAATCGCTGGATTCGGTTGTTAAAGGTATCAGCCACCATCAGGATAGATCGCTCAAGACCACACACATCATAGATGATGGTCACCGTATCGCTGGCTGGACCACAGGGCCCTGGAGGATCATCCGCTGTCAATGTCAGCGTTACCGACCCGGAGGAAACTTCAGCCGGTGTCGGGGTATAGGTGGCATTCAGAGTTCGGTTGTCAGGCGTAAAAGTGCCGCCGCCGCCGCTCCAGGTGCCAGCCGTTCCGCTGCCGCCGATGACACCCGCCAGCGTAACCGCCGGTTGGTTGGCACAAACCGTTTGAGGCAAACCTGCATCCACGGTCGCAACCGGGTTGACCGTAATCGTGGCGCTCCCACCTTCGGTCAGGCCACAACCATTGGCATCAGTTCCAGATTGCAGACTGTATGTGGTTGTGGCTGAAGGCGAAACCATAAAGGTCAGCGGATTGCTCCCCATCTGGGTGCCGCCGCCATTGGTCAGTGTCGCGGTGTATGGCGCAACACCTCCTGACACCGTAACCGTCACCGCAAACGTTCCAGGACTATCGGCGCAAGCGGTCCCGATCCCACTGACCATGGCCGTAATTGGACCACACACTACCTGACAGGCTGAAAATTCAGACGAATTCCCGGCAGCATCGGTCGCAATCGCTGTCACAACGTGTCCAGTGGTAACGGCACCTGATAACGTCGCACTGAAGGTTGCGTTGTTACCAACCGTAGTGATGTTGGTAAACCCAAGAAACGTCTGCCCTTCCCCGTTTCCGGAACTGTCACAAGTCGGGTTTGAGAAAAATTCGATTCGGAAAGCTGTGTTCGCCGTGCTGTTGAGCATCCCGGTGACGATGGTATTGCCACCAGATGCCGTTGCCCCAGTTAACACCGGGAAGTTTTGCTGTCCGTTGACACCAAAATCATCATCATTCAGATCATTTGGGGTCACGCCATCCACCGTTGTAAACGAAGCCGCAATATCAATCCCGACACCTGTATTCGAAAAAATCGAATTGCCCAGAATTCGATTGTTGGCAGCACCTGGGCCAACCAGATGAACACCACCAATAAAACCATTCCCAGCAATTACATTCCCCTGGCCCGCAGACGTTCCACCAATGGTGTTGGTGTTGGCGGCAATCACGACCACGCCATAATCAGAGTTTCCAAGACCTGAAACGACGGCGCCATTGGCATCAGTCCCAATGTAATTTCCGGCAACGAGCATACCGCTGATGCCGCCGGCGTCAATTCGAACCCCGCCCCGATTGTTGCCGGAAATCACGTTGCGCTGTGCAACGGCGGAACCACCAATGGTTGTGGTCGAACTACTTGTATCAATGCCGTGAAAACTATTCCCCAAATCACCAGTTCCGGCGGCATTCACGCCAATGTAATTTCCGACAATGGTGTTGCCAGTCGGCGGAGTGGTAGTGTCAAAGTCAATGTCAATGCCGTGGCTGTTATTCCCTGAGATTATGTTGCGGTTGCCAACCGCACTTCCGCCAATGGTGTTATTGGTTGAATCAGACACCCGGATTCCATCCAGGAGATTGCCCAAATCAGTGTCACCAGCCACATTTGTACCGATGAAGCACCCCTCAATCTGATTGCTCGATCCGGTGCTGAGTTCAATGCCATATGCCTGAAAGCGATTGATGACCAGTCCCGAAATCACACAATTTGAAGCATCAAGCTGCAATCCCCGCGAAGCTGGTCCGGCGCCGGAACCATTGAGTTCGATTCGCAAAACCGCGTTATCTCCAACGGCAAGTGTGTTTCGCGAAGTACCCGACTGTGAGTACCCGTTGATGGTCAGCGTGTCCTGGATGGATGGAAAGTTGGTGCTTCCAGTCGGTGCAATCGTGTGCGGTCCGGCACCCGCAATCGCAAAGTTGATCACGTCAGATCCGCTGCTCGCATTGGCCTGCTGGATGGCCGCCCGCAAGGTGCAATTTCCGCTTCCGTCATTACAAACACCATCTGCCGTGTTGCTGTCAGCACCATTCCCAGTTGAATTGACCATAAAGGTGGCCATTGGCAGGGTTACCAATCGCATCAGCGGCACCTCACCGGTTTGAAACACCACCAGATCTTCCAGCCCATCACCGTTGATTTTGAGCGGCAACACATCCACAACTTCATTGAAAAGAGTAAGTTCAACCGGTTCAAATGTGTGCGCGGCACTGCCAGTCAAGAGGCGCATTCGACGGGTCGTATCGGTTGCCAGCAAATCCGCATAGGGCAGGCTCGATATTTTCACG
The sequence above is a segment of the Acidobacteriota bacterium genome. Coding sequences within it:
- a CDS encoding inorganic pyrophosphatase, with product MVDTAQMVFWKVMGRLFKAHPWHGIPVGDDAPRLVNAYIEIVPTDSVKYEVDKTTGHLKVDRPQKYSNHCPSLYGLIPQTYCGDRIGAFCAERTGRIDKIVGDGDPLDICVLTEKPIQHGDIMVRAVPIGGLRMIDGNESDDKIIAVLHRDALYGEWTDISQCPESLIERLRHYFLTYKDIPGAAKRETEITHVFGAEEAHRIINLSRQDYVEKFGGLE